taaggcaccggcgttcaaagcagggggcccgggttcgattcccggcagggacattttttcggcatcaccaatttttccaaagggtagatagctctggggaaccttgatttaagctacgcctaccattgttctcttcatccatttcttacaatatttaaataaaaaagagttgccaaaagctgttgtacatgtataactttacacacacatatatatatatatatatatatatatatatatatatatatgacccagctagggatcatcccccccccccaggtctaaggacctgtctacgccaccgATCAACCACAATCATTCGTGACAATTTCAAGGTCTAAGCTTTTCCTGCTATGTTCTTTTCCCACCTctaaccctctctgtctctccacctctcctatgtctactcttcctcctttttgtaacggtaaacctggcaaaactttagatataaaaaaacagctagacaaaaagtaatgttataaaatgatgaatgagaatagtgcagtttcattttgctcctgaagaattgaatgaaaaaaaaatatttgtcgtttgatttctttttaaaaagccttcacggtacacctccaacgaattcgtaaatagcattgttaggccgataaagacataatgatatgatgaaatgcctaaccgtgacatgcacttctaatttaatctatgtacatgcgggggctttttgacaattcattgcaTCGGGGTTTGAGGCTGGCCATAttttagtccaggataggccccatagaaacttgaccaaaccttgttttttatatatacaatattttttgatggtttcttgtcaattcgagggtgctgattacgaatctggatgatgccactcgtgtaaccttgagcattttccgcaaattggcaaaatccaatatggccgccaagatatgcaaattacccatgaaaatcctaaaattgtccacaCATGGGTCATGGAATGCATAAAATTGTGTAgtaggagtgaaatactctcttaaaaaataatttttgacaaaatatttattttcctgatattcaaaatggccgccataggccactgtatactctattatgtacaatatgaatagggaaaactgaTTTTcgcaaaaatgagcactaaactgcaaaaaatcgcgatgtatgaatgaagtaatatgcaaatcatcattgctaacgagatatatcatttattatgtcatatgtgggaacatttctgtattttgatatctaaaatggccgccactggcccaaacagtattgcgtacaatggcaatgggggccaaaaaattcacaagaatgATCACTAAAAtacatattattaagattaaataagtagaatactgactaaaaacataattggtAACGAActgtattattaatatgccatgtatgtgatgaatgtttcattttgatattcaaaatggctgccaaaggccataaaagtattatgcacaatgagaaaaaaagagcaaagaaatcacaagagagaGCACTATAATGCATATATGTGTGATAAGTGAATGGGATACCatctaaacacatattttctgacgaaatatatcattcacatttcaagtttgtgttaaatactgtattttgactttcaaaattgcATGCCATAGatattaacagtattatgtacaatacaaagtgggaaaccaatatttaCAGGAGAgtgcaccataaatgcacgcaatattgtccacacattggctatgaaatgcatgaaatcatGTGGCAGgaatgaaatactctctgatttttgtcaaaatatctattttcctgatattcaaaatggccgccataggccattatgtacaatatgaatacggaaaactaattttcacaaaaattagcacCAAACCGCacaaaatcgcgatgtatgaacgaagtcatatattcaaatcatcattaataatgagatatatcatttattatgtcatatatggtgaatttgctgtattttgatatctaaaatagccgccactggcccaaagagtattatgcacaatggcAACGAccggggccaaaaaaatgacaagtcagagtgagcactaaaatgcatattattaagatgaACGAGTGAaatactgactaaaaaaaaaacattgttaatatgccatttatgtgatagaTGCGGTAATTTGACATTcaacatattcaaaatggccgccataggccctatattattttattatgcacaatgcgaatggagaaactaattttcacaagagtgagaatcataaaatgcatataactgcgatatacgagtaaaaatattgtcttaaacatgatttctgactaaatacatcacatattggtcgtggaCGTAATAAATgttgtactttgaaatccaaaatggctgccctaggtcctaaaagtattgtgtacattgtaacatgggacatataattttgacagaaaagcggcttgactctaaatattgcatataataatGAATTGTTATGGAATGGTTAAATATTGTCTCACACCTTAGTTTCTAACGAGTTACATCATAATGTTgggtaattaaggtgataaatgctgcatttttaaattgaaaatggtcacCACAGTCCCTTATCCTATATtatacaatttgagtggagacaaataatgttaataaaaaatagcatatggcagccattttgaatgttgaaatacagtatttatcacctaaattacataggatatgatatattttgttataaatcatgtttccagacaatatttcactcatacatcaccatttggccaagcaaagccaaattctgttgaaataatttgttcccattcacattgtgcataataccataAGGGCCTGTAGTGGCCATTTttactttccaataacagtatttatcaccttaCTGGCAGAATAAAAGATATCTCTTAATAtaatagaaatattgaaattatgttttcagacaatattttactaatagatcactattacgtgcatttatggtgctcactcctgtgaatattggtttcccactttgcattgtacataatactgttaatgtctatggcggccattttgaaaatcaaaatacagtatttaacacaaacttgaaacctgaatgatatatttcgttagaaaatatgtttttagacGGTATCCCATTAATTGATCACACACATATGCATATGCTCTCTCTTGTGATTTCTGTGCTCCTCTTTCAaattggcagccattttgaatatcaaaatgaaacatacatggcatattgataatatatttcgtgAGCAattgtttttagtcagtattccactcgtttaatcttaataatatgcatttaagTGATCatgcttgtgatttttttggcccccattgccattgtacgcaatattgtttgggccagtggcggccattttaggtatcaaaatacagaaatgttcccataaATTACATAATCAATGATATATCTCCTTagcaatgatgatttgcatatattacttcattcatacatcgcgattttttgcagtttagtgctaaTTTTTGCGAAAATTAGTTTTCTCTATTCATATTGTTAATAATAAAGTATACAAtggtctatggcggccattttgaatatcaggaaaataaatattttgtcaaaaattattttttggagAGTATTTCATTCCTgctttatgattttatgcatttcGTAGCCTATGTGTGGACAATTTGAGGATATTCATGggcaatttgcatattttggcggccatattgaattttgccaatttgcggaaaatgctcaaggttacacaagtagcatcattcagattcgtaatcagcaccctcgaattgacaagaaaccataaaaaaatattgtatatataaaaaaacaaggttatgcctcttctatcctggactagtccaggataggccccatagaaacttgaccaaaccttgtttttttatatatacaatattttttgatggtttcttgtcaattcgagggtgctgattacgaatctggatgatgccactcgtgtaaccttgagcattttccgcaaattggcaaaatccaatatggccgccaaaatatgcaaattacccatgaaaatcctaaaattgtccgaacattggctatggaatgcatgaaagcgtgtggcaggagtaaaatacactctgaaaaaataattgttgacaaaatacttattttcctgatattcaaaatggccgccatagtccattgtatactctattatgtacaatataaatagggaaaaccaattttcacaaaaatgagcactaaccCGCAAAAAATTGcaatgtatgaacgaagtaatatatgcaaatcatcattactaaagagatatatcatttattatgtcataaatgggaacatttctgtattttgatatctaaaatggcaccactggcccaaacagtattgcgtacaatggcaatgggggccgaaaaaattcacaagagtgatcacagaaatgcatattattaagattaaacgagtgaaatattgactaaaaacataattgttaacgaaatatattattaatatgtcatgtatgtgatgaatgttgtattttgatattcaaaatggctgccaaaggccctaaaagtattatccacaatgagaaagtgggcaaagaaatcacaagagtaatcactaaaatgcatatatgtgtgataaattaatgagatactgtttaaaaacatattttctaacgaaatatatcattcgggtttaaagtgtgtgttaaatactgtatttttactttcaaaatggccgccagagatattaacagtattatgcacaatgcaaaggggcaaaccaatattcacaggagtgagcaccataaatgcaggtattagtgatctatgagtaaaatattgtctgaaagcataatttctattaagcagttaagagatatcatttattctgccagtttggtgataaatactgttattggaaagtcaaaatggccgctacaggcccttacgatattatgcacaatatgaatgggaacaaattatttcagcagaatttggctttgcttggccagatggtgccaggtaaaattggcagaggtaataatggcataggtaaaaaatggcagaggtaaaaatggcagaagtaaaaatggcagaggtaaaaatggcagatactgaggtaaaaatggcagaggtaataatggcataggtaaaaaatggcagaggtaaaaatggcagaggtaaaaatggcagaggtaataatggcagaggtaaaaatggcagaggtaagaacAGCAGATaacaagaggtaaaaatggaagacgtgacaatagcagaggtaaaagtggccaaggtacactattagaaaaaacagtagattctacagaagaaaaatttaaaaaacaggttttacagaaaaaaacaaataattttgaagattgtaATAACAGGAGGgttttccacaatttttctacaattttacagaacagatatgtttttaaaaaggggaaaacaattttattacaataaatttgtatcggtacatgcacaaaataccaattttctttaAGTCTATACACATGAGTAGTAAAGGTGTACGTATAGTCACATAACTAATCCCTATTGTTCtaaacaatagaaatatgaattatgaatattctATTGTTGTAAACaatagaatatgaaatattaataaagttatggaaatatgaaatatgattatgaattatgaaaatatgaaatatgattatgaattatggaaatatggattaaaattaaaacaataggATTATAAATTATGGATTATAAAGTATGGAAATATGGATCGATAATTATGGAAATATGGATCAATATGGATTATACCTTAAAACAATAGCGATATGGATTAAAACCTAAAAACAATAGCGATATGAATTAAAACCTAAAAACAATAGCGATATGAATTAAAACAATAGCGGTATGGTTTAAAACGTTAAAACAATAAGAATATGGattaaaaagttaaaacaatAAGAATATGGAATAATTATTGAGTGACGTCATAGATTTGAGACGCCTCGAAAACAAATGACGTCACCAGTGTGATGTAAGACAAATGACGTCATAGAGTGACgaaacatgaaaaacaaatgacgtCACACTTGTGACGTAAGACAAATGACGTCATAGAGTGACGAAgcatgaaaaacaaatgacgtCATATCATCAGGCAGAACAAGAAATAAGTAAAGAAATAGAATTCAACAAGTCCTGACAAGTGTGACGCCATAGAATGGCGAAATGAACGTGCAATACCAATGACGTCATAGAGAATTGCACAACACCGATGAAATCATATCTATAAATAAccattaaaacaagaagaaagtaaaAGACACATCCAAACAAGTCTGGACCATGTCAAGATAGAACTAAATATAGTAACTTACAGCTTTATAGTGGGGTCAGAAAACGTATAAAAGGGGTTATTGGTATCGTGAAACTTCACTGCGAAACTGCTCTCTATAATTGACCAACACACATGATACAAGATGACCGAAACCCCGGAAGAATGGTGTCGAGATATGCAGACGACGGTAGAAAAGGTCGAACTCATGATGCTGACGGAGTACCTGATGATCGTAGAGACGCAGTGGAGCCTCAAAAACCAGCCCGACGACATATCGAGCTACCTTCCATCATCCGACCCACAACACGTGGTACATCAGACAGTCAGCTACCTGGACCCTCAGAAGGTGGAGCAGTTTTACCCACACGTAGCCCGAGTCCTCTGGTTGAAACCGGACCAGGTCGATTGCAGACTGTACATGGAACATCTTCAATTCATCCTGAAAGGAGAGACGGAGGAGGAATTGGAGGCAAGGAGAAAGAACATAGCACGCCATCTGGAAGGAATCGAACCGGCAGTGCAGATAGTTTACCGAGCCATGAATGTCGACAGGGGATTTCCCCCGATGACACCCCCTTTGCTCTGATAGAAGGGATTGTGTTGGAGCTGAATCCTGAAATGACGGAGAAGAAGCTGTCTAAACTAGTGAACATCTGTCAAAGAATAAAGCGACATGGCGACTTCCAGCGTCTGTCAACGACACGTCTACGAGATACCGACGATCTCCAGTTATTTGTTCATATACTACTCTCCGAGAGTCTGGAAAGAAAGGACCATCCTCATCTATTATCCAGGGCTCTGGCAACGCTATGTTACTTCGAGAAGGTCTACAACGGGACAGGCATATCGACAGCGAAGAAACAGGAGCTCTACTCATTCTTTGTCAAAGGACTGGCGACATACGAAATTCCTTGGAACGACACTACACCCGAGTCACTGTATGGACTAGTACCGTGGTTGCTTCTTAGAACGACTCTACATTCCATTTTGTACATTTATAGCATGATGTGATATAGACTTGTTGGTTGTTGTtttgtatgatacatgtatatagtttgttcgtaataataataacaatgataataataacttcAGAAACCAACAAAGAAACGTGTAGCTACGTCATTATTTGGGCAGTATATAGAAATGTGCGTGTGTAGTTGAATAGAAGAGTGAGTAACCAATCATTTATAACCTagtgtttgtgaaaaataagtcaTTGATAAGAGAAGCTGGATTGCCGTGAACAGCAAATTATGAAGAAGTTGGAGAGAGCTTTGAGAGAGATTTATTACAATCCAGAACACGGTGCAGGCTTTGGAAGTGTGATAAAATTATGGAGGGCTGTGAGAGAACATGGATTCCCAAATGTCGAAGTGAAAAAGGTGAAAGAATGGTTACAACATCAGGATGCATACACTTTGCATACACCTGcaagaaagaaatttaaaagaaatcgtGTGAAAGTGCGAGGGATAGATGAAATTTGGGAAGCTGATTTGATCGATTTAAATAATTTAACCAAATTTAACAAGGGATATCGATATATTCTAACGTGTATCGACGTTCTATCTAAATATGCATGGGCCATACCCCTCAAAACAAAATCCTCCGATGACATCATACACGGTTTCAAACAAATCTTGAAACAAAGTCGAGTCCCTATTATGTTACACACGGACAAAGGAAAggaatttttaaacaagaaatttcaagatttcctgaaagaacaaaatattcaatttttcaccACAGAAAACAGCATTAAATGTGCTGTAGCGGAACGTTTTAACCGTACTCTCATGACTAGGGTATACAGGTATTTAACTTTCAACAATTCTTATCGATACATCGATGTATTGCAGGAAATCATGCGAGGGTACAATGGGGCTGTTCACTCGAGCATCGGTATGAAGCCCAAAGAAGTGACAATCGAGAATCAAAAACGTGCTTTAAAAGCGTTGTTtggaacaaaaacaaagaaaaaagttaaaaggaaaaagaagatgaaatatGCAGTGGGTGACCAGGTACGTATCAGTAAAAACAAACTGAGGTTTGAAAAGGGGTATGCGAGTAACTGGTCGGAAGAAATTTTTACTATCAGCAAATGCATTGGGAGGATACCACCGGTATACAAACTGAAGGATTACAATAGAGAGGAACTATTGGGTACTTTTTACGAATACGAACTTCAAAAGGTTAGGAAAGATAAACACGCCAAATATTTGATAGAAAAGGTGTTGAAAACAAGGACTCGTAAGGGTAAAAAACAATACCTGGTACGTTGGAAGGGTTATGGGAAAGAATTCGACAGTTGGGAGAACAGGATAGAAAAGAGATAAAGGTGTATAACATCGtaagaaaatgtcaaatcgtGTTTTGAACAGGGTTGTGTTTGGATGGTCTTCATCATGAGCTCCCAATTTTACGTCACTTTACCGAGCAATAGCTCCATGAATATTTATCCTGAAAACAAAACATGTCGTTACACGACGAAGCTTCATACACCTATTTCCCTCACGGAAAATTTCGAGGTAGGGCTCGCTGAACTCCAATTCCAGAAGAGCTGGAATATAATCAACgaagaaaataatgtaattacTGTTCATCGTAATGATGCGAATTCCAATAACCCCAACACGGTGAAATCGATTACATTACCATCGGGTTATTATAATTCGGGAGAAGAATTAATCATGGTGATCAATGCTGTCATGGATAGACGTATACGGTCTTCCGTTGGTTTCTTTTATAAACATACAATGAGAAAGTGTTACATACAAATTGGAGAAGGAACGGCGGTGATGATACCCTGTAATCTAGCGAGAATGATGGGTTTTGACGGGGAATGTTATCTTACAGAATCTACGTTAAGCCCTCTGCCGATGGACGTTCACATGTTCTTTCACACATTTTACGTCTATTCCGATATTGTGCAACATCAATATGTAGGGGATGCATGCGTACCTCTTTTGAGGACCGTAGCTGTCATTCCTAACAAAGAGTCGGATAACATCATTTGTACTTACGATTCCCCTCATTACGTTCCTTTAAACCTGTATCAATTTGAAACTATAGATATTATATTAACGAATGAAACCGGTGAAGTTGTGCCATTTGAAAGAGGGAAGGTGATCGTGAAGCTTCATTTTAGGGAACGTGCGTCCTCTTTGTGAAAACGATTGATTGTATAAAACTGTAATGATACATCATCGTAGACGACCttctatgataaaaaataaaatgcatatttatcaACGCCAAATAGGGTATGGTATCCCAGTTTTTAGAGGAGCTGTCATGCAACGAGGACATGGACTGGGTAGTTTGGTAAAGGGTTTATTTAGATCGGCTGCCCCGCTTTTAAAAAGGGGGGCCATGGCACTGGGTAAGGAGGCAATGAGTACAGGAATGAACATCGTTCAAGATACCCTCAACggtgaaaatattaaaaaggcGACCAGGAAGAATGTGACGAAAGCCGGGAAGCGACTGGCATCCAAAACAATGGGCAGGATCAAGACGACACTAGGAGGAACGCAGACAGGAGGGAATCGTAGGTTGATCTTCAGAGAAGTTAAAAGAAAGAAGCAAGCAAGGAAAAGGACCATTCGGTCAAAAAACCCTCCAGCGAAAAGACGTCGGGTACCAGACATCTTTGATCAGTAATTCATTCTACCAATCTGCATAACAACGTTTTCATCATGGCTAAATTACACGACAAGAGTGATGCCTGTTGTAAATCCGAATTGGATCTTTTTACCATTCCTAGTACACAAATGAGTATTCTCAAAGGACCTTGGGTTGAATATCATCCTGTCAGTACCATCACAGATGCAGCTCCTATTGAATTCAACGTAGGCGGAACTGCGGAAGAATACGTAGATCTTTCTCAAACCATGATTCAAGTGACAACCAAGATCGTCAACCCAGACAACTCACCTCTCGGTGCAGATGCGCAGGTTGGAcctgtcaatttatttttaccTTCGCTTTTCAGTCAGGTAGATGTAATGCTCAATGAAAAATTGGTATCCCAACCTTCGAACACCTACCCTTATCGAGCCTTATTGGAAACATTGTTACACTACGGAGGTGAAACAAAAACATCCCAGCTTACACAACAATTGTACTACAAAGACGAGGCGGGTAAAATGGACATCGTCAATCCTTTAGATGGGGAAACAAACAAGGGACTAAAAAAACGACATACGTTTATAGCTGGAAGTAAACTTCTCTCTATGATAGGACCTGTATACGCCGATCTGTTCTTTCAGGAAAGGCTTTTACTCCCTGGAGTCGATTTAAAACTCAAATTCAACCGTAGCAAGGACTCGTTCTGTCTCCTATCATCCGACGTAAATCCAAAGTACAAAGTGGTCATTGATAAGGCTGCCCTCTACGTCAGGAGAGTGAAAGTCAACCCATCGGTGATGATCTCACACGCTAAAACATTGGAAAAATCAACCGCAAAGTATCCCGTGAACAAAGTAGATGTCCGTTCCTTCTCGATCCCAGCCGGTAACATGTCAGTGAGCAAGGACAATTTATTTCTTGGTCAACTCCCCAACCGAATCATCGTCGGTTTCGTAGACAACGATGCCTACAATGGATCCTATACCAAAAATCCTTATAACTTCAAACATCTTAATCTCAACTTCATTGGGGTTACTATCGACGGAGAAACAATACCTATGAGACCTCTTCGTCCAAATTACGTTGAAGGACCAGGACAGAATTTTCTACAAGCTTACAATTCACTCTTTATGGGTTGTGGGCGTATGTTTACGGATAAAGGATTGGACATTGACAGAGAAGACTATTCAAAGGGATACACGTTGTATGCTTTTGACCTGACTCCAGATCTATCGGATGGATGTCACCTTAACCTCGTTAAACAAGGCAACCTACGACTCGAGCTCCAGTTTGATACACCTTTGACAAAAACTGCAAACTGTATCGTCTTATCCGAAGCACAAGGGCTCATCCAGATTGACAGAAGCAGAAACATCATCTACGATCACCAAGGATAACCCTCTAATTCTATTAAATAAAATGGATACTCAGCAGATCGACTACATATTGAAGCATCATCCCTCCACACGCCCGTATTACAGAGGAACGTGCGCATTGGACCAATTACCCAGGGAGATAGACAAGAAAAGACAATGCTACGTTGTAAACACAGACCCAAGCAGTAAAGCGGGCTCACATTGGAccgcttttttttttcaagagggtTATGGGGAATTTTTTGACTCTTATGGGAACGAACCTTCATTTTATAGCCCTACATTTACCAATTTTCTTCAAGGAAACACCGTGTCATGGGTTCATAATAAAAAACGGGTGCAAGGGGTTAATTCTACAGTGTGTGGgcaatattgtatatattatatcataaaaagATGCCAGGGGCAAGGACTTAATCGTGTACTAAGTGTATTTGGTAAAGATTatagacaaaatgataaaaaaatcaacgaCTGGTGTAATCGAAGTTTTGGTTCCTCGTTCTCCTTACAAGACCCGTCTTTGGTTTTAAGACAAGTGGCCCAAAGTTTGGGTATTTAATCGTCTTTGTAGCCGTgataatttatgtttttttaaattttattattatttctttataacCTTTTTATGTCTATTCAATCTCCTTATATCGGATAATTGATGCTTTAACTAGTTTTTTTATTCAGTGAATCCCccttttaatttgaaaatttatgttttaatttctttacttttatCTAACAATATTATTGATACCACAATTGACCCCTCTATTATCCATCGCCGTCTTTAACGGTGAAGGTCATTTTAACTGTCCTCCCTTTAAAgcgtaattttcttcatttccataaattttATCGTCTCCCACACCATTTCACACTGTATGTTTATTCATTCTCATTTGTTTACCCCTATTCCTCTCGCACCGTTATATACATACTATTCATACCCTCAGTCACCGTCATAACTTCTATTAATACGCACTATTCGTATTCTCACACACCGTTATGTATGCACTATACGTATTCTCACACACCGTTATGTACACACTATACGTATTCTAAGACACCGTTATACACTATTCATACTCTCAGACACCGTTATACACTATTCATACTCTCAGACACCGTTATACACAAGCACATGCAAACTACTcgcattttctttcattcttttt
This DNA window, taken from Lytechinus variegatus isolate NC3 chromosome 19, Lvar_3.0, whole genome shotgun sequence, encodes the following:
- the LOC121405770 gene encoding uncharacterized protein F54H12.2-like, with translation MAKLHDKSDACCKSELDLFTIPSTQMSILKGPWVEYHPVSTITDAAPIEFNVGGTAEEYVDLSQTMIQVTTKIVNPDNSPLGADAQVGPVNLFLPSLFSQVDVMLNEKLVSQPSNTYPYRALLETLLHYGGETKTSQLTQQLYYKDEAGKMDIVNPLDGETNKGLKKRHTFIAGSKLLSMIGPVYADLFFQERLLLPGVDLKLKFNRSKDSFCLLSSDVNPKYKVVIDKAALYVRRVKVNPSVMISHAKTLEKSTAKYPVNKVDVRSFSIPAGNMSVSKDNLFLGQLPNRIIVGFVDNDAYNGSYTKNPYNFKHLNLNFIGVTIDGETIPMRPLRPNYVEGPGQNFLQAYNSLFMGCGRMFTDKGLDIDREDYSKGYTLYAFDLTPDLSDGCHLNLVKQGNLRLELQFDTPLTKTANCIVLSEAQGLIQIDRSRNIIYDHQG